The genome window CTTTTTATTCTTTTCTCTTTATATTAGCCGTATTAATGAATGATATGACTATCAACAATTGTgagatatttttattttaaaaaaaattaaaaacggaTTTCTCGAAATTGTCACCTTTCATAGTATTTCGCTATTCCTCCttgctccaaaattttaattttcagattgaaagcTTAAAGGGTTTTgctatgaaatttgaattcagtgTTTTATATCttctgaattttctaaaaatttaaataatactCAGCCAATTACCAAAACTGTCTTAACTTCGTTCAGAATAGAGGTCAAAAGACGAATATGCTCAATTTACCAAAAGTTTTAATAGTTTCTTTTTGGTAATTtagctgagtagcgactcggTTAATTACTAATAACGAATAGTGAGAGTTAGTGCAGTGAAAACTCTTGAAATTGTCATCAACTTTGCATCAGCTTTAtactaataaaaattgatacggaggctgagtagcgactcaaaATTGAACCCTAAATGTTTCAGTAACTAGAATTATTTTGAGTTCAAAATTAACTATGTtagaataaacattttaagttctaaaaactgcaaaaagttCATCAAAAACGATGGTTAAGccgagtcgctactcagccaattcCAAATTGCCGCAACTTTGTTCAGGAGAAAGATAGAAACTAGGTTCAAgagacaaaaatgtttaatttaaaaaggcCAATATTATGGATTaccttttaaaataatatggTGTAGTGctgagtcgctactcagccaattaccaaaaatcataactttgttcagAATAAAGATGGAAACTGGGTCATAaatattctcttttttttttaattaaaaatggaTCTTCTAGCTTCAGAAGCGTCGGAAACTTCccatgggttactgtaggtcttcgcccaaaaaatttcgtacCTAATCATCTCTAAAGATCATTATTTTCCAGTCttccaaaaaaaccgaaactATTTTGCAAAATGGGCGGTACGAGTTCACCTGCAACCAGCCAGCTTCTTCCTTATGtgatttgtaaaaataattggatttttcactGTAGACCCCGCCCACTTCCACATCTGTCCGCACCTTTATCTCGTCGCCCATTTATTGCTGCTTCATTCTATtatcattttatcattttatcaaTTGCCATTGGCCGATTCAAATTGGTAATAAATTTTGgcaataaatcatgagaaatttgaacttaATATTATTTACGGCCTTGGCAGGTTGGTGTgctatttgaaattgaaaaaaagtttaattaaatAACCTCAACGTTTTCAGCCGTAACCTATGCTAACGTCCAACCTCATGATATTAGTCAAAATGGAGCAGTTAAGGATGGTAATCATTTAAGGGTaagtaccaaaatttttttgttgataaattaGAGGCTCCGTATTACacttaataatttcagaaatgtttgatattttaaatctgattttttttcattttgaaccaACTCTCTATCGTTATTCTGACTGTGAGCAAAGTTAAGATAGTTTTGGCAGTTGCCTGAGAAGCGACTAAGTTTGACTACTGTGATTCGGAGGCTtgccaattttattttcaattttaagacaTTTTTTGCAGTATGTAGGATTTgacataaaatttaaaataaattttttttattttgaaaaatttgaactctttcaaaatttagagagacaaatttaattaaaacaaatttttaaaaaatcttcgcTTAAAAATGAGCGTAATTAAATTCTggtttgaatatatttttttctgcatttcaaccaaaaattattaatttggCATCCCTGGGctgaggattactgtaggttaTTTTAGCCTAGAGGTTTGAtacttaattattttttttttaatttttgacgtgCTGACCTAGTCAAATTTgcgggtttttgaaaaaaaaatctagcaattaaaaaaaatcatgtagttctaatatgcaaaattaaattaacattttaattttagaaaaaaaagttaacttttttttctacattttcaaaaattttaaaaaatttcaaagctatCCGAAACTCTACAAAACCTCAAAAACCCCTAAccctttccaattttcagattgaccTGAATGAGACCTCATCCGTGGAGCTTATGGACAAATGGTTGTCCCAGGCCTTCTCCGGACTTATGGCGGCGGTGGCCTCTAAGAAAATCGCCAAAATGCCAGCAGAGCATCAAAATATTGTGCAGCAATGCTCGAAAGACGCAAAGGATGTTCGGGAGCATGCCAAGTGTCTTGTGAAGCTTCTCGAtgctgaaaaatcgggaaaactTGGAAGAAAGCAGTACCAGAAAGTGGTGAAGTCTCCAGAAACTATCGTTTTacctgaaaatccaaaaatgctGACCAAAAAGGATTTGGAAAAGGCTGAAAATGCTGGAGCTGCTGAAAATAACGAGAATCTGGAATGGATCGGCTCCTTCGGAACAGCCCGTGCAAAGCGCTCCTACAAAGTCGTCCATCGTGACAGTTACGCCTTGAGATCCACGGATGACGTCGATGGTATGACAAAGCTGGCGAAATCCCTTACAAATACCGTTAGAGCTATGAAAAATAAGACGGAGCGAGCCGAGCCATGGGTTGAAGCTGTCGGACGTATCAAGAAGCTTGGAGAAGAGGCGAAACGGGAGAAGAAGAACCGTGAAGTTATGAAGAAGAGACTGAAGCAGATGATTGATAATACACCGGCCGAGTTTGTGGATCCACGGAAGCCGGTGGCTTTGAAGCAGGTACCGCATCTTCAatttgaacaaagttatggCGATTTTGAatattggctgagtagcgactcagtATCACAccatattattttgaaaattattctatTATATTTCCCTTcttaaattaaacatttttgtctcTTGAACCTAGTTTCTATCTGTCTCCTGAGCAAAGTTATGGCAATTTGgaattggctgagtagcgactcagCATAACCATTGCGATACGGAGTTTTGTTCGTTTTGCTccaattttaatgatttttttgcattttgtaggatttaaaattgttattctAAGTTAATTTTGAACTCAGAATAATTCTAGTTACTAAAATATTTAAGGTTAAATTCCGAGTCGCCACTCAGCCTCcgtatcaattttcaatttttttctactacAAAACTAATGCCAAAGCAGATGAGATAGTTTGAAGGGTTTTCACTGCACTAACTATTATTTATTAGAAGTTTGCCAAGTCGCTACTCAGCTAAAttaccaataaaaaaattcaaattgttataactttgctcaaaaattagaCAGAAAGACCATTTGAAGTttgctgagtagcgactcaaaCAACCTAACTATATAacaaatgttccaaattttcaggcagAGATGGAAGACGAGAACAATGAAATCGCAAAACTTATGCGCAAGAAGGAAGCCGACGAGATCCGTGTTCCACTGAAATTCCTGAGAAAAGCTGTGAAGACAGCTCTGATGCTCGGCGGCCAAAATGTGACGGATTTCGAtcaaaaaacgctgaaaatggtctcaccacgaatgATGTCGATTGTTCCAGAGCAGGAGGATGAGAGTTTggttggttttttcaaaattatggaatCTAAAAACAGCTCAAAATGCTCCACGGttgctcattttttggctgagaaacatttttttaaaggcttcaaattttctgaaacattaagaacctctaaaaattttctaatttttttacaatcaaTTGAGATAAGGCAAAATTAGTcaagtttctaaatttcagtttcgatttttggagcatttttagtttttgacaTGCTCGAACCTGTttgaaaactgccaaaaattacaaaaattcatttccggacaattttagtcaaattttaattttttgcagttttaacCACAAATCTCCCAGTACAAAGtacaaattacaaaataattcCAGTTCAATCTCCTCTCGCCATCCTTATTCTCGCTTCACGACGAGGGAGAAGGCATCGAGAAGCTCACCTCACTGCCgcatttgttgaaaaaactggATAACCACGGACAAAATGCCTGGATGGATTTTATTGTGGAAGCCGCTGGTGAGAGAGAGACTGGTTTTCTCGacaatgacgtcatcaatTCTTGATTTGTTTCAGGCGTCAGTGATGAGGTGACCAAGACTGAAAAGGTGTTCCgcgagaagaaggagaaggagTTGAGAGGAACCGATGGAGTTCCACTTTACTTTACTAAGGTAAGGGAATTTTGCCTTTTGAACCAACTTTCTAGGACCAgtatgaaaaaagttatgggcATTTGAAGTTgttgagtcgctactcagcgaATTCCAAAATGccataactttgttcaaacTTGAGCTAGAAAGTTGATTCAAAAcgcaaaatgtagaaattcaagttttgcatTGATTGAAATAGATTGCAATTTGATACGGAGCCATTGAGCCATCCTTATCCTGGGTCGCTACTCAGGCTCCGTATCACAATTTGTAACATGCATCGTAAAATTTGATACTCTTTTGCATTGGCATTCAGACCAAAACTATAATACTATTATGAACTATGTTCCCTCAATCAGAAATGTAGTTGAGTTGCTAATTAGTGAATTCAGTGGCTCTGCATCatattggctgagtagcgacttaACAAAACTTTCACGTTccataagttttcaaatttatctacataaattgaatatatttttttttcaggaaaacgcCACAAAAATCCTGGGAAAcgaggaaaaatcaaaaatcgaagtttTCGAGGATCTCGATAAGTCATACAGTGAAGAGCAAAAGAAGAAGCTTAACGATGATGGATTCgcatttttgactgaaaaacaaatggaaAGACTCTACGGAAAGGAAAGCCCGTACAAGCATACAAAGGCGTTGAAGAAGTTCAAGAGACTGAGAGATGACCCAGAGAAATATATTGAGAAGGAGTAAGTTGGGATTTTTTGAgctataattttgtagtttggaGCAAAATTCTGAGTAGTTTAgctccaaaaatttgtttctgaaactaggtcaaactacagtaatcctaagTTTTTTCCACTacaaattttggtttaaaaaaaaactaggccaaagtacagtaacccaaactAACTCTAAGTCTAAAACATCGCTACTAAACGTAGTAATCCTACATACAGTAATccttgaatatttcaattttggaatgtctcaataaaaattagagcAAACTACAATAATCCTTTGGTATTTTTgctcacaaaaattttctgtaagtAGTAGGGAAAAGTACAGTAATTCTTAGGTGAAAATCTGAGGCAAGGTACAGTAATTCATGATAGAtatcagttgaaaaatgatcaaactTCAGTAGCCCTtcagtatttttattttaaaaaaactaggtCAAGTTACTGTAATTCCTTGGCTTTTGAGTCCTtgaatttggttttaaaaattaggtcaaagtacagtaatccttgAGTACTTTACaattagttcaaaatttggtttttaaaatctaGATCGAAGTACAGTAAAATACAGCAATCCTTGAagttttctgttcaaaaatagaatttccaaacctagaaaaaatacagtagttacttccagcaaaaaatttcaacttcaaaTCTAGAtcaccctacagtaaccctaacCTGAATATTTTCCAGCATCCGCGCCCTCGCTGAAGCCGAAAAGTTCCGAGTTGCTCGCCGAGCCGACATCGTCTCCTCTCCATTCATCCTAACCCCTCTCACCTTCGCCTCGGCCCCTCTCTCCAACACATTCATCGTCTTGTCCCCACTGGTCCTGTCCCCAATCACCCTGTCCCCAGCCGTCTTGGGACCAATTATCCTGTCCCCTTGGGTCTTTGTCCCACTGATTCTGTCCCCTCGTGTCCTCTCTCCCCTGATTGTCAATCCCCTCGTCTTCTCTCCAATCATCCTGTCTCCACTGGTTCTCCATCCGCTGATCCTTGTCCCAGGAGTGTTCAATCCGATCATTCTGTCCCCATTGGTGTTGTCCCCGTTGATCCTGTCCCCACAGGTGTTCACCCCATTGATCTTGTCCCCGTTCGCTTTGAATCCTTTGATCTTGACACCTATGGTCGGATCCCCGCTGATCCTGTCCCCATTCGTCTTGTCGCCAATTATTCTGTCGCCACAGGCGTTGTTCGCGGTCGTGTTGTCCCCGTACGCCCTGTCCCCACTGGTTGAGTCAAAGCTTATTGCTGCTGAAGTTGTGTTGTCCCCATCATGGCTTTCATAGGCTTTTCGACCTAAAATCCCAACCACTAATCGAGTAGAAATACGtgcaataataatttatttaatttatagtATGTTACCtattaattcattttcaaacttgttACATATCAGTTCAATAAACCgcattttaatataaattccGCTGAGTAGCGAcctaaaacaaaattcacaaaacctaGGTGTGATACGGAGCCTGAGTAGCGACTCGGGTATGGACACCAATTTATTTTACATACCTATGTAATTTACTATTACACTATTAAATGGAAATATTAAAGTTAATTCTTTGCTTCACGAGTTTTAAGTTTAAGTTAACACTGATCATAGTTATAACATTTTGGAATtcgctgagtagcgactcaaaTACTTCAAGTCGGTGTAACTCTGTCAGTTTTTGtcttagtttaaaaaaaaaactttcgagCTTATAGTACAGCTTGAAGAGTAAAAGTTTTGTTAAGTCGCTACTCAGTTAAAGTGATACGGAGCCAGTGAATTCACTGAGTAGCAACTCaacaacatttaaaatttcgggaaCTTTGGTCAACATagtattataattttttattttggtccAAAAGCCAATGTGTGTAAGAAAGAGAGcgtcaaattttgcaaaaaatcgaacatgttgaaaattatgatACGGAGCCTGAGTAGCGACTTATGATAAAGATAGCTTAGTGGCTCCGTATCAAATTGCAGATTATTTCAATCAACGCAAAACCTAAATTTCTACAGTTTGCTGCTTAAATCAACTTTCTAGCTCAAgtttgaacaaagttatggCAATTTGGAATTCGCTGAATAGCGACTCTAATCCTTCAAGTTGTTGTAACTCTGTCAGTTTTTGTCCTAcagttttgatttaaaaagaatattgctgagaaattatttttttagcagAACAAATTATTAGTAGCtactcaaaacatttttaaatttatcaaattccCACACCCCTTCAagtaaatttccaaacaaaataGTAGTATAAAACTTGGCGTACCAGCCCACTAAAGACCGCATCACTTGGCAGACGGGGAAATGGGAGGAATATCCTTGAGAAAACAGGCTTTTCCTCGTCATCTTTACACCTCTAAAGAGGGATAAATATCATGTGAATGGAtttgtttattgatttttcagaatacttttttggtatattttttgccgaattttaaatatgtttttgcAGATTCCACCAATGAAAAGcttgatttttatattttccctGACATTTACATTTTCCCGAATTTCTGCGGATTTTACACCACATTTCCGCAAATTCCTTCATGATAGCTATGGAATTGCTATAACCGGACAGCTGGAGCGTACCGATTTGGGGATGGATGCGAGTTTCGGTGGAAAGGAGAACCCAACAGAGGTGCCACAGAATCCTGTGATCATTGTGCACGGGATCACTAATAAGGCGTCGAGGTTTGgggtaagtttttgaaaaattttattactaaaattaatttctacaGGGCACCGTGGCCTACCTGAAATCCAAAGGCTATAAAAACTCGGAGATCTATGGCACAACTTGGGGAGACAGTGGGAGGACACCCGTTGGCCTTGTGGATATGAAATGCAACTATGTTAAGCAGATACGGTAGGCATGaaagaaaaagttatgattttgtctgaaaatttatgtcAATCGACGTAAAATTCTATTATTTACAACAATGTCTTCTGGAGCAGGGCTTTAGGTGCAATATGAACAAAGTTATGGTACTTTGGAATTTTGTGAGTCGCTACTCTGCCAATTTAATGACTCCGTATCAATAAATATTCATTGTCAATCTACGCACAATTTTATAAACTACAACTTTGGCTCTTTAAGCAAAATTCTAGGAGCAAAATAAACAAagttatcgtttttttttttaattttcttgagtcgctactcagccagtTTAATGGTTAcgtatcacaaaaaaactgagtagcgactcagACGAACTTCAAACTGCCATAACTTTGTTACTTTTTGTTATACACTTGTAGTAAAAACAGAGTTGTAGGTCATAAAATTCTTCTTCGATTCGAGCATGATTTAGCGCGATACGGAGCCATTGGTTTTGCTCCTTAGCGAATCAATACATGTattaccaaaatttcagagcaatGATAATTGCAGTCCGACAGTACACTGGGCAGAAAGTTGACGTCATCGGCTACTCAATGGGCTCCCCGTTAGCTAGAAAAGCAATTCTTGGAGGACAATGTGTGGATACCCGGGAGATTTTGGGtaagaacgtttttttttaaatttagtttgcaaacaaaaattccaggTGCTCCGCTGACTGAGCTCGTGGACACCTTCCTGTCAGTTGCTGGTGCAAATTATGGTAGTGTCCTGTGCATTCTGCCGGTGCCTGTTGGAACATGTAATAAGTGAGTTTATTTTGCAATGCTAAactgagtcgctactcagccaattgtaaatttccaatttttccatccCCTCAGAAGTCCTAGAAACcccaaattttcccaaatatttttccagaaaaaacggACTGCACTGTGACTCGGAATTCCTTCAAGATATCAATAACCAGCATCGCTACGAGGGATCCCATGTCTTCAGTATATTCTCAACTGCAGATGAAAAAATAGGATTCAGATCCTGTGGAAGACCAGTGTCCCCGATTAGAGGAGGTACTGGATTTGTGAAGCGTGATGGGCTTAACCATGACCAGTTGATGGATACTACGCATCCATTGCAAAGGAATTTTATATTGTATCACTCGCCTAAGGCTCCAAAGAGTCATAGGAATGTTAACTAATTTTTAGAGGAGATTTTATAAATGTaactatttattttgaatttgtaaattattttttatggctttcttttgtttgaataaaattaaatgctaaaattaacaatttaacacagaaaaatatgaaaaacggggtaagttgtcaaaaataaactttaaatattggaaacaaatttctaaatgtttttttttaaaattaaccttttttgaagtttaggtattatttttttaacatcatttttagaactaaaaaaaacacatttaaaaaattgtttcactaaaaatttccgcaaCGGGCTTCACCTATATTTTTCAtcataaaataaacaaaatttttattgaaaagtaaACATCACATAAAAATGTCACTTGATTCCTCAAATATTTAACCAAAAACTTTTGgggttgaaaaatattttgaaattaaaattttttgaaagtaattgttttttttgaatttagtcTATACAGTagttatatatatatgtagTTATAGGCCCCTATATGTAGTTATAGGCTATACATTattcaattgattttcaaattaaaa of Caenorhabditis elegans chromosome II contains these proteins:
- the mlt-10 gene encoding Molting protein mlt-10 (Confirmed by transcript evidence); translated protein: MRNLNLILFTALAAVTYANVQPHDISQNGAVKDGNHLRIDLNETSSVELMDKWLSQAFSGLMAAVASKKIAKMPAEHQNIVQQCSKDAKDVREHAKCLVKLLDAEKSGKLGRKQYQKVVKSPETIVLPENPKMLTKKDLEKAENAGAAENNENLEWIGSFGTARAKRSYKVVHRDSYALRSTDDVDGMTKLAKSLTNTVRAMKNKTERAEPWVEAVGRIKKLGEEAKREKKNREVMKKRLKQMIDNTPAEFVDPRKPVALKQAEMEDENNEIAKLMRKKEADEIRVPLKFLRKAVKTALMLGGQNVTDFDQKTLKMVSPRMMSIVPEQEDESLFNLLSPSLFSLHDEGEGIEKLTSLPHLLKKLDNHGQNAWMDFIVEAAGVSDEVTKTEKVFREKKEKELRGTDGVPLYFTKENATKILGNEEKSKIEVFEDLDKSYSEEQKKKLNDDGFAFLTEKQMERLYGKESPYKHTKALKKFKRLRDDPEKYIEKDIRALAEAEKFRVARRADIVSSPFILTPLTFASAPLSNTFIVLSPLVLSPITLSPAVLGPIILSPWVFVPLILSPRVLSPLIVNPLVFSPIILSPLVLHPLILVPGVFNPIILSPLVLSPLILSPQVFTPLILSPFALNPLILTPMVGSPLILSPFVLSPIILSPQALFAVVLSPYALSPLVESKLIAAEVVLSPSWLS
- the lips-7 gene encoding LIPaSe related (Confirmed by transcript evidence), producing MKSLIFIFSLTFTFSRISADFTPHFRKFLHDSYGIAITGQLERTDLGMDASFGGKENPTEVPQNPVIIVHGITNKASRFGGTVAYLKSKGYKNSEIYGTTWGDSGRTPVGLVDMKCNYVKQIRAMIIAVRQYTGQKVDVIGYSMGSPLARKAILGGQCVDTREILGAPLTELVDTFLSVAGANYGSVLCILPVPVGTCNKKNGLHCDSEFLQDINNQHRYEGSHVFSIFSTADEKIGFRSCGRPVSPIRGGTGFVKRDGLNHDQLMDTTHPLQRNFILYHSPKAPKSHRNVN
- the lips-7 gene encoding Triacylglycerol lipase (Confirmed by transcript evidence), with amino-acid sequence MYYQNFRAMIIAVRQYTGQKVDVIGYSMGSPLARKAILGGQCVDTREILGAPLTELVDTFLSVAGANYGSVLCILPVPVGTCNKKNGLHCDSEFLQDINNQHRYEGSHVFSIFSTADEKIGFRSCGRPVSPIRGGTGFVKRDGLNHDQLMDTTHPLQRNFILYHSPKAPKSHRNVN